In Triticum aestivum cultivar Chinese Spring chromosome 5B, IWGSC CS RefSeq v2.1, whole genome shotgun sequence, the following proteins share a genomic window:
- the LOC123112899 gene encoding probable leucine-rich repeat receptor-like protein kinase At1g35710, which yields MANSMVPTLLHRLVLALLLLLLPLLNSGQAEGRATPAAAARRGTSLRSQAGALLHWKSSIKYSSKHQLGTWGDDGMYPCNWTGITCGDTLSSRGTMVKVITGISLDGASIAGRLDKLRFQSLPYVVNLDLSDNYHLSGAIPPGIGSLSMLSTLNFSGDQLSGHIPASFCNLGQLTGMDLSSNNLTGQIPPALGNLSRLGFLYLRGNRLSGNIPWHLEQLQNMREMDLSLNDISGHVPSALANLTNLDYLDLSDNRLSGPIPKELGHIQTLQELHLEKNNLSGTIPPSLGNLTVLTYLTAYRNQYTGPIPAEFGMLSSLIGLDLSDNHLTGPVPSSVAGNLTSVTYFSLFGNHITGSIPHEFGNLVNLETLALSDNLIVGSVPSSIGNMSSLKQLIIHNNSISGELPTEFGNLLNLEYLMSYENQLSGSIPPSYGKLVKMTQMRLFNNQLSGPVPPALSNLTNLVVIALDDNQLIGHLPDLCQSKKLQVLQVHNNNLDGPVPKGLRDCSSLTSLMIANNYIEGNITEAFGVYPHLDTINLSSNRFVGQLSPNWGSCQNLTSINFAHNMIEGSIPSEVGVLKNLGKLKLSFNRLTSEIPPEIGKLSNLYWMDLRNNQLSGQIPKQIGQLSNLEILDFSSNLLSGKVPEEMGNCLKLQSLHMNNNSLSGSLPGSLGHLASLQRMLDLSMNSLSGPIPSELSNLEMLMYVNFSHNQFSGAIPASIASMQSLSIFDVAYNLLEGTVPNGIQNASAEWFLHNKGLCGDLVGLSPCDLPPADHRRKHQKIILPVSLTMFVATISITAGVIAFMICRKKVPQNTDDVSKRDVFSVWSFDGRIAFEDIINATDNFDKKHCIGEGSYGSVYEAKLQDEQVVAVKKLHAGDEEAQDEERFRHEIEMLTTIRQRSIVKLYGYCSHPRFRFLVCQFIQRGNLASTLRNEELAIQFHWQRRTALIRDLAQAIAYLHHDVHPPIIHRDITSRNILLDTDFKAFVSDFGIARMLKPDSSN from the coding sequence ATGGCGAATTCCATGGTGCCAACGCTGCTACATCGCCTAGTTCTTGCattgctcctcctgctgctgcctcTCCTTAATTCCGGGCAAGCCGAGGGCCGCGCCACGCCTGCAGCAGCAGCACGCCGCGGCACTTCGCTAAGATCCCAAGCTGGGGCGCTTCTCCactggaaatcatccatcaagtaCTCCTCCAAGCACCAGCTGGGAACCTGGGGAGACGACGGCATGTACCCGTGCAACTGGACCGGCATCACCTGCGGGGACACTCTGTCAAGCAGAGGAACCATGGTGAAGGTCATCACAGGAATTTCCCTTGATGGTGCCAGCATTGCAGGGCGACTGGACAAACTGAGATTCCAGTCGCTCCCTTACGTTGTCAACCTCGATCTTAGCGACAACTACcatctctccggtgccatccctccAGGCATCGGCTCTCTTTCCATGCTTTCTACCCTCAACTTCTCTGGTGATCAGCTCAGCGGGCACATACCTGCATCATTCTGCAACCTTGGACAGCTCACAGGGATGGACCTCTCCAGCAACAATCTCACCGGACAAATCCCTCCTGCTTTAGGTAATCTCTCAAGACTTGGTTTTCTTTATCTACGTGGGAATAGGCTCTCGGGTAACATCCCCTGGCACCTCGAACAGCTTCAGAACATGAGAGAGATGGATTTGAGCCTTAATGACATTTCTGGCCATGTACCTTCCGCCCTTGCAAACCTGACCAACCTCGACTATCTGGACCTTTCTGATAATCGTCTGTCAGGACCCATACCTAAAGAACTAGGACACATCCAAACCCTGCAAGAACTACACTTGGAGAAAAACAATCTGAGCGGCACAATTCCGCCCTCCCTTGGTAACCTGACAGTGCTCACATACCTGACAGCATATCGGAACCAATACACTGGTCCAATACCGGCAGAGTTTGGGATGCTCTCGAGCTTGATTGGGTTGGACTTGTCAGATAACCATTTGACCGGCCCTGTTCCTTCTAGTGTTGCTGGAAATCTTACTTCAGTGACCTATTTTTCTCTTTTTGGTAACCACATAACCGGATCCATCCCTCATGAGTTTGGGAATCTCGTGAATCTGGAAACCCTTGCCCTCTCGGACAATTTGATAGTTGGATCAGTGCCATCAAGTATTGGGAACATGTCTTCACTCAAACAATTAATAATACATAACAATAGTATCTCCGGGGAATTGCCGACCGAGTTTGGAAATTTGCTAAATTTGGAGTATCTTATGTCCTATGAAAACCAATTGTCCGGCTCAATCCCTCCAAGTTATGGAAAATTGGTCAAGATGACACAAATGCGACTGTTCAACAACCAGCTCTCCGGCCCTGTGCCTCCAGCACTGTCCAACCTTACCAATTTAGTCGTCATTGCACTGGATGACAACCAGCTGATCGGACACTTGCCAGATTTGTGCCAAAGTAAAAAGCTACAGGTTTTACAAGTTCATAACAACAATCTAGATGGTCCTGTCCCAAAAGGCTTGAGGGATTGCAGTTCATTAACATCGCTCATGATCGCCAATAATTATATTGAGGGAAACATAACTGAAGCATTTGGTGTGTATCCACACCTCGATACGATCAATTTATCTTCAAATAGATTTGTTGGGCAGCTCTCGCCGAATTGGGGCTCATGTCAAAACTTGACAAGTATTAATTTTGCACACAATATGATAGAAGGCAGTATACCTTCTGAGGTTGGGGTGCTGAAAAATCTTGGAAAGCTTAAACTGAGTTTCAATAGGTTGACCAGTGAGATACCACCGGAAATTGGCAAGTTAAGCAACCTctattggatggatttaagaaacAATCAACTATCTGGCCAGATCCCTAAGCAAATCGGCCAACTTAGCAATCTTGAGATTCTTGATTTCTCAAGCAACCTGTTGAGCGGTAAAGTGCCAGAAGAGATGGGAAATTGTTTGAAACTGCAGTCATTACATATGAATAACAACAGCCTTAGTGGAAGTCTTCCTGGTAGTTTGGGCCATTTAGCTTCCCTGCAAAGAATGCTTGATCTTAGCATGAATAGTCTCAGCGGACCAATACCGTCAGAACTCAGCAACCTAGAGATGCTGATGTATGTAAACTTCTCACACAATCAATTCAGTGGTGCAATCCCTGCCTCCATTGCAAGCATGCAAAGCCTATCAATATTTGATGTTGCATATAACCTCCTTGAAGGCACTGTCCCAAATGGGATCCAGAATGCATCAGCTGAATGGTTTCTCCACAACAAAGGTCTTTGTGGAGACCTTGTTGGACTGTCTCCTTGTGATTTGCCCCCTGCAGATCATAGGCGAAAGCACCAAAAGATTATACTACCAGTCAGTCTAACTATGTTTGTCGCTACTATTTCAATAACAGCAGGTGTGATAGCCTTTATGATTTGCCGCAAGAAAGTACCTCAAAATACTGATGATGTGAGCAAAAGGGATGTATTCTCTGTATGGAGCTTTGATGGCAGAATAGCATTTGAAGATATTATCAATGCAACTGACAATTTCGATAAGAAACATTGCATTGGAGAGGGATCATACGGCAGTGTTTatgaagcaaaacttcaagatgaACAAGTGGTCGCagtaaagaaactccatgcaggcGATGAAGAGGCACAAGATGAAGAAAGATTCCGGCATGAGATTGAAATGTTAACAACAATTCGCCAACGCAGCATCGTCAAGCTATATGGATATTGTTCTCATCCGCGGTTCCGGTTCCTTGTGTGCCAGTTTATACAGAGAGGAAATCTAGCTTCAACCTTAAGAAATGAAGAACTAGCAATCCAGTTCCACTGGCAAAGGAGGACAGCTTTAATAAGAGATCTGGCTCAAGCCATCGCTTACCTCCATCATGATGTTCACCCACCCATAATTCATCGAGACATCACAAGCAGAAACATCTTACTAGATACTGATTTCAAAGCATTTGTCTCGGACTTCGGTATTGCAAGAATGTTAAAACCTGATTCGTCAAACTAG
- the LOC123116713 gene encoding probable leucine-rich repeat receptor-like protein kinase At1g35710, producing MASSKVPLPRLHRLLLPFALLLLVLLLASRQAEGRASPPAAAAAPRRGTSLRSQAGALLHWKSSVNYSSKQHLGTWRDDGMHPCNWTGITCGDTRSRRGTTAKVIRGISLGGAGIAGRLDALSFQSLPYLVNLDLSDNYQLSGAIPSAIGFLSMLSTLNFSGGQLDGSIPPSICSLGRLTHMDLSINNLTGHIPPALGNLSRLAFLYLPGNRLSGSIPWQLGQLGNMRKMDLRWNVLSGHIPSSFANLTNLNYLDLSGNRLSGPIPEELGQVKTLQALSLAQNNLNAAIPPSLGNLTMLSFLNIYQNQHTGPIPVELGMLSSLIELDLSQNHLTGSIPSSVAGNLTSLTYFSVWGNNITGLIPHEFGNLVNLEALLLSKNFIVGSIPSSIGNMSSLSQIVINTNNISGELPTELGNLANLEIIDSYENQLSGPIPQSFGKLVSMREMRLFSNQLTGSLPSALPNLTSLVLIELNDNKLTGHLPDLCQSKKLQVFQVFNNKLDGPVPKGLRDCSSLISLGIGNNQMEGDITEAFGVYPHLKSIGLYLNRFVGQLSPNWGSCQNLTSIYFANNMIEGSIPSELGELKNLGWLDLGFNRLNSEIPVEIGKLSNLYWMNLGHNRLSGQIPKQIGRLGNLEVLGLSSNLLSGEVPEEIGNCLKLRSLYMHNNSLSGSIPGSVGNLVSLQSMFDLSMNSLSGPIPSELSKLEMMICVNFSRNQFSGTIPSSIASMQSLSVFDVSYNFLEGSVPKGIHNASAQWFLHNKGLCGDLVGMPPCNLPPVDHRKRHENTVLSVVLLMFVATISIATAVIAFLICRKKTSQKTDDASKRDVFSVWSFDGRMAFEDIINATDNFDEKNCIGQGSYGSVYKAELQDEQMVAVKKLYPGDEDAHDEERFQHEIEMLKKIRQRSIVKLYGYCSHPRYRFLVCQFIEKGNLASILSNEELAIQFNWQRRTALVRDVAQALTYLHHDVQPPIIHRDITSRNILLDAGYKGFVSDFGIARMLKPDSSNWSALAGTYGYIAPECSYTFLVTEKCDVYSFGVVVLEVLMGKHPGDIQAFHSSLNDQFLLEVILDKRLPRPETEANDVKQCISVAFECLTPSPKERPTMQKVHRDLSI from the exons ATGGCGAGTTCCAAGGTGCCACTGCCACGGCTACATCGCctgcttctcccgtttgccctgctGCTGCTGGTTCTTCTCCTTGCTTCCAGGCAGGCCGAGGGCCGCGCCTCGCCTCCAGCTGCAGCAGCAGCACCACGCCGCGGCACCTCGCTGAGATCCCAGGCCGGAGCGCTTCTCCACTGGAAATCATCAGTCAACTACTCCTCCAAGCAACATCTGGGGACGTGGAGAGACGACGGCATGCACCCGTGCAACTGGACCGGCATCACCTGCGGCGACACTCGGTCACGCCGAGGAACCACGGCGAAGGTCATCAGAGGAATCTCCCTCGGCGGTGCCGGCATTGCAGGGCGGCTGGACGCCCTGAGCTTCCAGTCACTCCCTTACCTCGTCAACCTCGACCTCAGCGACAACTACCAGCTCTCTGGTGCCATTCCTTCTGCCATCGGCTTTCTTTCCATGCTTTCCACCCTCAACTTCTCCGGCGGTCAGCTCGACGGCAGCATACCTCCGTCCATCTGCAGCCTTGGGAGGCTCACGCACATGGACCTCTCCATCAACAACCTCACCGGCCACATCCCTCCTGCCTTGGGTAACCTCTCAAGACTTGCTTTCCTTTATCTACCTGGGAATAGGCTCTCAGGCAGCATCCCATGGCAGCTCGGGCAGCTTGGAAACATGAGAAAGATGGATTTGAGATGGAATGTCCTTTCTGGCCACATACCTTCCTCCTTTGCAAACCTGACAAACCTCAACTATCTGGACCTTTCCGGTAATCGTCTGTCAGGACCTATACCTGAAGAGCTAGGCCAGGTCAAAACCCTGCAAGCACTATCCTTGGCACAAAACAACCTCAACGCTGCAATTCCGCCCTCCCTTGGAAACCTCACGATGCTCAGCTTCCTGAACATATATCAGAACCAGCACACCGGCCCGATCCCGGTAGAGCTTGGGATGCTCTCCAGCTTGATTGAGTTGGATTTGTCACAGAACCACTTGACCGGCTCAATTCCTTCTAGTGTTGCTGGAAACCTTACTTCATTGACCTATTTTTCTGTTTGGGGTAACAACATCACTGGACTCATCCCTCATGAGTTCGGAAATCTCGTGAATCTCGAAGCACTCCTACTCTCGAAAAATTTCATAGTTGGATCAATACCGTCAAGTATTGGGAACATGTCTTCACTCAGCCAAATAGTAATAAATACCAATAATATATCCGGGGAATTGCCGACCGAGCTGGGGAATTTGGCAAATTTGGAAATAATTGATTCCTATGAAAACCAGTTATCCGGCCCAATCCCTCAAAGTTTTGGGAAATTGGTGAGTATGAGAGAAATGAGACTGTTCAGCAATCAGCTCACTGGCTCTTTGCCTTCAGCACTCCCCAACCTTACCAGTTTGGTCCTAATTGAACTGAATGACAACAAGCTGACCGGACACTTGCCAGATTTGTGCCAGAGTAAAAAGCTACAGGTTTTCCAAGTTTTTAATAACAAATTGGATGGTCCTGTCCCAAAAGGTTTGAGGGATTGCAGTTCACTAATATCCCTTGGAATCGGCAACAATCAGATGGAGGGAGACATAACTGAAGCATTTGGGGTGTATCCACATCTCAAAAGCATTGGTTTATATTTAAATAGGTTTGTAGGGCAACTCTCACCAAATTGGGGCTCATGTCAAAACTTGACGAGTATTTATTTTGCAAACAACATGATAGAAGGTAGTATACCTTCTGAGCTTGGGGAACTAAAAAATCTTGGATGGCTCGACCTCGGTTTCAATAGGTTGAATAGTGAGATACCGGTAGAAATAGGCAAGTTAAGCAACCTGTATTGGATGAACTTAGGACACAATCGACTATCTGGCCAAATCCCTAAGCAAATTGGCCGACTGGGTAATCTTGAAGTTCTTGGTTTGTCGAGCAATCTGTTAAGTGGTGAAGTACCAGAAGAGATCGGGAATTGTTTGAAACTGCGGTCATTATATATGCATAACAACAGCCTCAGTGGAAGTATTCCTGGAAGTGTGGGCAATTTAGTTTCCCTGCAAAGCATGTTTGATCTTAGTATGAATAGTCTTAGTGGACCAATACCATCGGAACTCAGCAAACTAGAGATGATGATCTGTGTGAACTTCTCACGCAATCAATTCAGCGGTACCATCCCTTCCTCGATTGCAAGCATGCAAAGCCTATCAGTTTTTGATGTATCCTACAACTTCCTAGAAGGCTCTGTCCCAAAAGGGATCCACAATGCATCAGCTCAATGGTTTCTTCACAACAAAGGTCTTTGCGGAGATCTTGTTGGCATGCCCCCTTGTAATTTGCCCCCGGTGGATCATAGGAAAAGGCATGAAAATACTGTACTATCAGTCGTTCTGCTTATGTTTGTTGCTACTATTTCGATAGCAACGGCTGTAATTGCCTTTTTGATTTGCCGCAAGAAAACATCTCAAAAAACTGATGACGCAAGCAAAAGGGATGTATTCTCTGTATGGAGCTTTGATGGCAGAATGGCATTTGAGGATATTATCAATGCAACTGATAATTTTGATGAGAAGAATTGCATTGGACAGGGATCATATGGCAGTGTTTATAAAGCAGAACTTCAAGATGAACAAATGGTTGCAGTAAAGAAACTATATCCAGGCGATGAAGACGCGCATGATGAAGAAAGATTCCAGCATGAGATTGAAATGTTAAAAAAAATTCGCCAACGCAGCATCGTCAAGCTATATGGGTATTGCTCTCATCCACGGTACAGGTTCCTTGTATGccagtttatagagaaaggaaatcTTGCTTCTATCTTAAGCAATGAAGAACTAGCAATCCAGTTCAACTGGCAAAGAAGGACAGCTCTCGTAAGAGATGTTGCTCAAGCCCTCACTTACCTCCATCATGATGTTCAGCCGCCCATAATTCATCGAGACATCACAAGCAGAAACATCTTACTAGATGCTGGTTACAAAGGATTTGTCTCGGATTTCGGTATTGCAAGAATGTTGAAACCTGATTCATCAAACTGGAGTGCACTAGCAGGGACTTATGGGTACATAGCACCTG AATGTTCCTACACTTTCCTAGTTACGGAGAAATGTGATGTATATAGCTTTGGTGTGGTGGTGCTAGAGGTTCTGATGGGCAAACATCCAGGAGACATACAAGCTTTTCATTCTTCACTCAATGACCAATTTCTTCTGGAAGTAATTTTGGATAAACGACTTCCACGACCCGAAACCGAGGCGAACGACGTGAAGCAGTGCATCTCTGTGGCATTTGAGTGCCTAACTCCTTCACCCAAAGAAAGGCCAACTATGCAAAAAGTTCATCGAGATCTTTCCATCTGA